GCTGGCTCATGACGAGATTCCCGAGCCCCGCCTCCTCCAAGATCACCGGCACTTCATAGATGTTCTGCACCGTGAGCACCGGGATGACGGCGGGCGGCTGCACATCGCAGAAGAGGGCGATCTTCCCCTTGATATCGTCCGCCACGGGGAAATCGCTGCGGGCCAGGATGATGTCCGGCTGGATGCCGATGGCGCGGAGCTCCTTCACGCTGTGCTGGGTCGGCTTGGTCTTTAATTCGCCCGTCGCATATATATAAGGAAGGTAAGTGACGTGGATGTAGAGGACGTTGTCCTTCCCCACATCGTTCCGCATCTGCCGTATGGCCTCGAGGAAGGGCAGGCCCTCGATATCGCCCACGGTGCCGCCGACTTCGACGATGATGACATCCGCCTTGCTTTCGTGCGCCACATCCAGCATCCGCTTCTTGATCTCGTTCGTCACATGGGGGACCACCTGCATCGTGCCGCCCAGGAACTCGCCGCGGCGCTCCTTGGCGATCACGGAGCTGTAGATCTGCCCGGAGGTCACGTTGGAGGTCCGTGTCAGCTCCACATCAATGAAGCGCTCGTAGTGACCCAGGTCGAGGTCCGTCTCGCAGCCGTCCCGGGTCACAAAGACCTCGCCGTGCTGATAAGGAGACATCGTTCCAGGGTCAACATTGAGATAGGGGTCCAGCTTCTGGACGGAGACGGTGAGCCCGCGGCTCTTGAGGATCCGGCCGGTGGAGGCGACGGCGATGCCTTTCCCCACGGAACTCACCACGCCACCGGTCACAAAGATGAATTTTGACATGAGGTGGGAGCTTTACCTTGCCCTTGCTACACGGAAGGGATGGAACCGCATTTCAGGAAAGTTCGCTCGCACTATCCAACACCTAGGCATCACGCCTGTAACCTAAACGAAAGTGGAGCTTGGGGAGTCAAGGGGAGGTGGGAAACCCATGCTCTTGGGCTCTGTGGGCCGGAGGCCACTTCGCGCCTTGGAGCAACGCTGACATCCGTATTATAGGCGCTTCATCCGGAGTATGTCAACATATCGGGAGGCTAGGCTCGTTGCCCCTTCAGAAGGGGGAGGCTATAATGCCTGCATTCCGGCATCTCCTCTGTGGAGCAACCTTGTCATGCGTTTGAGCCGTGAAGAAGTCGTCCACATCGCCGCCCTCTGCCGCATCACCGTGACGGACGACGATATCACGCGCCTCCAGGACCAGCTCTCCAACATCCTGCAGCAGTTCGAAGTGCTGAAGAAGCTGGATACGGAGCAGGTGCCGCCCACCGCGCAGTCCGTGGAGATGCGTAACATCTTCCGCAACGACGCGCCGCGCCCTTCCCTGCCCAGGGAGGACGTCCTGCGCAACGCGCCCCAGCACCAGGAAGACCAGCTGCGCATCCGCGCCGTCCTGGAAGACTGACGCTCCCCTTTTCTCCCCATGAACGACCTTACCGCGCTCACCATCCACGAGGCCCACGGCCTCCTCAAGCAGAAGCAGGTCTCTTCCCTGGAGCTCACTAAGGCGCACCTGGCGCGCATCGCCGCCGTGGAGCCCAAGGTGCAGTCCTTCGTCAGCGTGACGGAGGAGATCGCGCTCCAGCAGGCGAAGGATGCCGATGGGCGCATCGCCAGGGGCGATATCGGCCCGCTCACCGGCATCCCGATGCAGCTGAAGGACAACCTTGCCGTCTCCGGCACGCGCACCACATGCTCCTCAAAGATGCTGGAGCGCTTCATCGCGCCGTACGATAGCACCGTGGCGAAGCGGCTCAAGGCGGCAGGGGCGGTGCTGCTGGGCAAAGGGAACATGGACGAGTTCGCCATGGGCTCCTCAACGGAGAACTCGGCCTTCTTCCCCACCCGGAACCCCTGGGCGCTGGACCGCGTTCCTGGCGGGAGCAGCGGCGGCCCCGCGGCGGCCGTGGCGGCAAGCGAATGCCTCTTCTCCCTGGGGTCTGACACCGGCGGCAGCATCCGCCAGCCCGCCTCTTTTTGCAACGTGGTGGGGCTTAAGCCCACCTACGGCCTGGTGAGCCGCTACGGCCTCGTCGCCTTCGCTTCGTCCCTGGACCAGATCGGCCCGTTCACCAAGGACATCCGCGATTGCGCCGCCGTCCTCCAGGCCATCGCAGGCCACGACCCGCTCGATTCGACCTCAGTGAACCGCCCGGTCCCCGAGTACAGCACGGCGCTGCGCACCGATATCAAAGGTATGCGCATCGGCGTGCCTAAGGAATATTTCAACGGCATAGACGCCGATGTGAGCGACGTGATGAAGCGCGCCCTGGCGCAGCTGGCCCAGCTCGGCGCGGTCATTGATTACAATGTCTCGCTTCCCAGCACGCCCTACGCCCTCGCCGTCTATTACATCCTCGCGCCCTCCGAGGCTTCGTCCAACCTCGCCCGGTACGACGGCGTGAAATACGGCTTCTCCGCGGAGGCCGATACGATGTGGCACGCGATGGAGCAGACGCGGCAGCAGGGCTTCGGCCCCGAGGTGAAGCGGCGCATCATGCTCGGCGCCTACGCCCTCTCCGCGGGCTACTATGACGCCTATTACCTCAAGGCGCAGAAGGTCCGCACGCTCATCCGCCGAGAGTTCGACGAGGCGTTCGCGAAGTACGACGCCCTGGTGACGCCGACCTCGCCGACGCCGCCCTTCAGATTCGGGGAAAAGGTGGCGGACCCGGTGAAGATGTACCTGAGCGATGTGGACACGATCCCCGTGAACATCGCGGGCATCGCGGGCATCTCCGTGCCCGCGGGATTCATCGAAGGCCTGCCCGTGGGCATACAGCTCATCGGCCCGGCCTTCAGCGAAGCAACGCTCTTCCGCATCGCCCACGCCTATCAAGAGACCACCGGCTGGCACAAGCTGCGCGCCCCCGTGAACTAGGCCGTTCCCCCAGGAGAGAGGTGCGAGATGAAAGACAAGAGCGAGATCTTCCGCATCCTTGAGCAGGACGCGCGGACGCCGCACAAAGAGATCGCTTCGCGGACGGGCATCCCGCTGAAAGACGTCTCGAAGATCATCGGCGAGGCAGAGGCGAACGGCGCGATCATCAAGTACCGCACGATGGTGGAGTGGGAGAAGCTGGGCGAGCAGCAGGTGATGGCGCTCATCGAAGTGAAGGTCATCCCCGAGCGCGGCGTCGGCTTCGACGCCATCGCGGAGCGCATCTCTCGCCACCCGGAGGCGCGATCGGTCTTCCTGGTCTCCGGCGGCTACGACTTCGGCGTCATGGTCACCGCCAAGGACATCTACGAGATCTCCCGCTTCGTCGGCGAAAAGCTGGCGACCATCGAAGGCGTCCAAGGCACCGTGACGCACTTCTTTCTCAAGCGGTATAAGCAGGACGGCGAGATCCTCACGGGCCGCAAGCGCAGCAGCCGCCTCCCTTACACACCGTAGCGCAACAGCATATATTCCACGAGGCACCGCACGTCAGTGGCACGCCAATACAGCATCTCCAACCGCGTCGAAAGCCTTGCGCCCTCGGGGATACGCAAGTTTTTCGACCTCATCCAGTCCATGGAGGGCGTCGTCTCCCTGGGCGTCGGCGAGCCGGACTTCGCGACGCCCTGGCCCATCAGCGAAGCGGCCATCCACTCCATCGAAAAGGGCCACACGCACTACACCTCCAATTACGGCATGCTGGAGCTCCGCGAGCGGCTGGCTCAGCACCTCGCCGCGCGCTACGGCGTGGCCTATGACTTCCACACGCAGCTCCTCATCACCGTCGGCGTGAGCGAAGGCGTGGACCTCGCCATGCGCGCCATCATCAACCCCGGCGACGAAGTCCTGGTCCCCGAGCCGTCATATGTCTCGTACAAGCCGTGCGTTGTCCTCGCCGGGGGCGTCGTCGTTCCCGTGGCGACGAGCCAGGCGAACGCCTTTAAGCTGACGCCCGCCGACCTGGAAGCGAAGATCACGCCGAAGACGCGCGCCCTCATCATCAGCTATCCGAACAACCCCACAGGCGCCGTGATGACCAAGCGCGAGATGGAGGCCATCGCGGAAGTGGCCAAGCGCCGCAACCTCATCGTCGTCTCGGACGAGGTCTACGATCGCCTCGTCTACGGCGGCCACTCGCACGTCTGCTTCGCCTCCCTCCCCGGGATGCAGGAGCGGACGATCTTCCTGGGAGGCTTTTCCAAGAGCTACGCGATGACCGGGTGGCGCGTGGGGTTTGCGGCGGCGCCTGACGATATCATCGAAGCGATGGTGAAGATCCACCAGTACACGATGCTCTGCGCGCCCACCCCAGGCCAAACGGCCGCGCTGCAGGCGCTACACACGGACGATAGGCTCGTGGAGAACATGGTGCGCGAGTACGACCGCCGCCGCCGCGTCCTGCTGAAAGGCCTCAACCGCATCGGCCTCGATTGCTTCGAACCCCAGGGGGCCTTCTATGCCTTCCCGTCCATCAAGGCGACGGGCATGAGATCGAACGCCTTCTCCGAGGCGCTGCTGAAGGAAGAGCGCGTGGCCGTCATCCCGGGCTCCGCCTTCGGCGAGGCGGGCGAAGGGCATGTGCGGTGCTGCTACGCCGTCTCGCTGCACGAGATCGAAGAGGCCCTGGTGCGCATCGAGCGCTTCGTGAAGCGCCGCCGGGCGAAGTAGCCGCCGCTAGCCGTTCCTCCAGGGGTGGCCTTCGCTCCGCCGGAGGAACTCCTGCAGGAGCTCCGCATTCGAGGCGATGAGGTGCGGCGTCTCCAGGCGCATCGCACCCCCGTTCCGGTCGGTCACCACGCCGCCGGCCTCTTGGGTGATGAGGATGCCCGCCGCGATGTCCCACGGCGAAAGGTGGTGGTGGAAGTAGAGGTCCGTCCTGCCGCAGGCCGCGTAGGCGATGCCCAGCGCCGCCGAGCCCATGATGCGCACCGCCTCCATGCCGGGCCACAGCCGGTTCAAGAGGTCCAGAGCGTGGCCCGCCAGGACGTCGCTATAGCCCATGTCCGTGCCGACGGTGCACTGCGCCAGACGCTTCCGCCGCGAGACATAGATACGCTTCTCGTTGAGATAGGCGCCGTTGCCACGGTCGGCCCAGAAGATCTCGTTGGAGACCGGGTTGTAAGTGAAGCCGAGGATAATCTCGCCGCCGTGGGTGAGGGCTATGGTGCTGGCGTAATACGGCAGGCCCAAGGCATAGTTGCGCGTGCCGTCCAGCGGGTCCACGATCCACGTGTAGGGACCGGTCCCGCCGCGCCGTCCCGATTCTTCCCCCAGGATGCCGTGCCCGGGGAATTCCGCCGTGAGACGCTCGGCGTAGAAGTTCTCCACCTCCACATCGGCATTGGTGACCAGGTTGGCGCGCCCCTTTTCGCTGACGCGCAGCTCCTGGGCCGCGCGCCTGCGCAAGATATCGCCCGCCTCCAGCACGATCTCGCGGGCGACCTCGATGGCGGGCGCGCCGGAGCGGCTCGCGGGAAGCGTGGACATCGCGCTGCACCTGGTGGAAAATGGATGCAGGCAGTCTAGCACAGCGGCAGCTCCGCGGGAGAGAAGAAGGGCATGGCACAGAGAACGGGCCGACTCCTCATCACCCAATCGGGCGGGCCCACCGCCGTCATCAATCAAACGCTCGCCGGCATCATCGAAGCTGCGAAGCGGAGCGGCGCCTTCGCCGTCATCATCGGCGCGCGCCACGGCGCACAGGGCCTCCTGGACGCCGCCTTCGTTGACCTGGGGCGGCAATCGCCCGCCACCCTTCGCGCCGTCGCGGCGACCCCAGGCTCGGCCCTGGGAACCTCGCGGCACAAGATCGGCGCGAACGACATCGAGGAGATCCTGCAGACCTTCCGCGACCACAAGGTCACGGCCTTCATCGGCATCGGCGGCAACGACTCGGCGGAGAACGCCCTCACGCTGGAGAAGGCGGCGAAGGCGAAAGGCCAGGAGCTCACCGTCGTCGTCGCGCCGAAGACCGTGGACAACGACCTCCTGGAGACGGACCACTGCCCCGGCTACGGCAGCGCGGCGCGCTTCATCGCCCTCGCCACCATGGGCGACGGCATGGACGCCGAGGCGATGGGGAAGGACCGCCCGGTGACGGTCATCGAAGTGATGGGACGGAACTCCGGCTGGCTTCCGGCCGCCTCGATCCTAGGGAAGCGCGAGGAACGGGACGCGCCGCATATCGTCTGCATCCCGGAGCATCCGCTGGTCGAAGACGACTTGATCGCCGCCGTGGAGCGCGCCATCGCGAAGCACGGCTACGCCGTGGCGGTAGTGAGCGAGAATACCAGGGGGCCAAAAGGCCCGCTCGCAGAGAGCGGGGAGCCGGAGTACGTGGACGACTTCGGCCATCCGTACTATCCCAGCACCGCAAAATACCTCTCGCGCGTGATCGGCAAGCGCCTGAAAGTGCGCACGCGCTACGACCTCCCCGGGACGATCCAGCGCGCCTTCGCCGAATGCGTCTCGCCGGTGGACGCCAGGGAGGCCTTGGCCGCCGGGCGCGCGGCGGCGCAGCTTGCCGCGAAGGGGCAGAGCGGCGTGATGGTGACGCTGGAGCGCGTGCGCCAACGGCCCTATCGCTGCGTCACGGGCGTGACAGCGGTGGGCAACGTCGCCGGGAAAGAGCGCCTGCTTCCCGCCGATTTCTTCGATAGGGCGCAGGGCCTGCCCACCGAGAGATACGTGCGCTATGCGATGCCGCTCATCGGAGGGCCGCTGCCGGCCTTCGCGTGGCTGAGGGCGCTGCCTCCCAAGTAAGCCCACCTCTTCGAGGACAAACGCCTCCCACGGCCATGGGCATCTGGGAGAAGAGTGGAGCGCGAGACGGGATTTGAACCCGCAACTTTCACCTTGGGAAGGTGACACTCTGCCGTTGAGTTACTCGCGCACCTGGGACAAACCCGATGATACGTTCGCCGTCTGGGACTGTCAAGAAAATGATCGGGGGCTCCCGATGGGAGCCCCCGATTTCGCTCGATCGGAACGCCGACGGACTTAGTAGTCCATCCCGCCGCCGGGGGGCATGGGGGGCGCAGGCGGATTCTTTTCCTTGACCTCGGTGATCATGGACTCCGTAGTCAGGATCATGGAGGCGATGCTGGCCGCATTCTCAAGGGCGGCGCGGGTGACCTTTGCCGGGTCCACGATGCCGAGCTTGATCATGTTGCCGTACTGCATCTTCTCGGCGTCGTAGCCGTAGTCCTTCTCCTTGGAATCGCGGATCGCCATGATGACGACCGAGGCTTCGCCGCCGGAGTTGAAGATGATGCGGCGCAGGGGCTCTTCGACCGCCTTCTCGACGATCTTGACGCCCGTCTGCTCGTCCACGTCATCGCCCTTCACCTTCACCAGCACGGTGCGGGCGCGGATGAGGGTGCTGCCGCCGCCGGGGACGATGCCTTCTTCGACGGCCGCGCGGGTCGCCGAGAGGGCGTCCTCAACGCGGGCCTTCTTCTCCTTCAGCTCGACCTCCGTCGCCGCGCCGACCTTGATGACGGCGACGCCGCCGGCCATCTTGGCCAGGCGCTCCTGGAGCTTCTCACGGTCGAAGTCGGAGGTGGTCTCCTCGATCTGGGACTTGATCTGGGCCATGCGGGCCTTGATCTGATCGTCGGCGCCGCGCCCTTCGATGATGGTGGTGTTGTCCTTATCGGCCGAGACGCGCCGGGCGCGGCCCAGGTCCTGGATCGTGGCGGACTCGATCTTGCGGCCGATCTCCTCGCTCAGGACGGTGCCGCCGGTGAGGATCGCGATATCTTCGAGCATCGCCTTGCGGCGGTCGCCGAAGCCGGGGGCCTTCACGGCGAGACAGGTGAGGGTGCCGCGGAGCTTGTTCACCACCAGGGTCGCCAGAGCCTCGCCCTCCACCTCTTCGGCGATGAGGACGAAGTTCTTGCTCACCTGGAGGACCTTCTCCAGGATGGGCAGGATATCGGCGACGGCGGTGATCTTCTTGTCCGTGATGAGGACGTAGGGATCGTCAATGGCGGAGACCATGCGCTCGGTGTTGGTCACGAAGTAGGGGCTGATATAGCCGCGATCGAACTGCATGCCTTCCACGAACTCAGTCTCATACCTGAGACCCTTGGACTCTTCGACGGTGATGACGCCGTCCTTGCCCACCTTCTCCATGACCTCGGCGATGAGGCTGCCGATCTCGTTGTCATGGGCGGAGAGGGAGGCCACCTGGGCGATCTGCTCCTTGCCGGAGACGGGGGTGGCCAGCTTCTTGATCTCGGTGCGGATGGCGTCCACGGCCTTCTCGATGCCGCGCTTCAGGGCCATGGGGTTGGCGCCGGCGGTGACGTTCTTGAAACCCTCGTGGACGATGGCCTGGGCCAGCACGGTGGCGGTGGTGGTGCCGTCGCCGGCCATATCGTTGGTCTTGGTGGCGGCTTCCTTGAGGAGCTGGGCGCCCATGTTCTCCATGGAGTCCTCCAGCTCTATCTCCTTGGCGATGGTGACGCCGTCGCTGCACACCTGGGGCGGGCCGAACTTCTTGTCCAGGATCACGTTGCGGCCCTTGGGGCCGAGGGTGACCTTGACGGTATCGGCCAGGGAGTCCACTCCCTTGATAAGCTTTCTGCGAGCCTCTTCTGCGAATGCGATCTGCTTTGCGGGCATTGTGCCTCCTTACTCCTTATGCGCTGAGATGATCGCGGGGCGGCCTAGCCGATCTTGGCCAGGATATCGCTCTCCCGCAGGATGATGTACTCGACACCGGCTTCCTTCACTTCGGTGCCGCCGTACTTGGAATAGATCACGCGGTCCCCCGCCTTCAGGTCCAGGGCGATGCGCTTGCCATCGTCCGTCATGCGGCCGGGGCCTGCGGCGACGACCTCGCCCTCCTGGGGCTTCTCCTTCGCCGTGTCCGGCAGGATGATGCCACCCTTGCTGACCTCCTGCTGTTCGATGGCCTTGACCACCACACGATCTCCGAGCGGATGCAACTTACGAGCCAAAGCTGTACCTCCTTACTGGATGATACGGATTACAGATGGTGTTAGCAGTCCCCACAGATGACTGCTAGCCAAGGGAGGATTCTACTATTAGCAGTCGCCGCCTGCAAGTGCCAGCCCGCCAGCGGGGAGGGACCCCTCCTGGACGATCCGGCTTTCGGTTGAGGGAAGTGCAAAACGTTATGGCAATCAGCGGAATTTAGACTAGTTCAAAAATATTTCTTGAACGCCGACAGGTGTTACATGACTGTAACAGTAGGTTTCGTCATCGATTCACTATAGTGCTATTGTTCGGGCAAGCTTTTTCATGACTTCCATCCCAAACTGCGCCACTTCCCCAAAAGTCGTCGCACCATCGGCGAGCCCTGTGCCTATCGTTGTCTTGAAAGGCATCACGAAACGGTTCCCCGCAGTCCTCGCCAATGACCATGTAGACCTCGACGTCACCGCTGGCGAGGTCCACGCCATCCTTGGCGAGAATGGCTCTGGCAAGAGCACGCTCATGAAGGTCCTGTACGGTTACTACAAACCCGACGAAGGCCGGATCCTTTTCCAGGGCAAGCCAGCTGTGTTCAAGTCTCCACAAGACGCCCGCCGCCTCGGCATCGGGATGGTCTTCCAGAATTTCACGCTTATCCCTGCATTCACCGTGGCGGAGAACGTCGCTCTCTTCATGCCCAAATTGAAGCCGCGCCTCGACCACAAGGAAATAGCACGCGAAATCGAGAAGGTCTCGGCAAAGTTCGGGTTGGAAATAAACCCTCATGCCAGCATCTGGCGATTGTCGATTGGTGAACAGCAAAGGGTCGAGCTGATCAAACTGCTCCTCGCCGACGCCAGGGTCCTTATATTTGACGAGCCAACCAGCGTGCTTGCACCGCATGAGATCGAGAATCTTATGCAGGTCTTTCACCGGTTGAAAACCGACGGTTACGCGGTTCTATTCATCACACATAAACTGCGCGAAGCATTCGCTTCCGCTGACCGAATGAGCGTCATGCGCCGGGGCGCCTTGGTCGACTCAATCATGCGCGCAGAAGCCACAGAGCATCGCGTTATCGAGATGATGTTTGGCTCCGAGCCTCCGGCAGTGCATCGCGGCAGCTCTAAGACCCGTGAGGCCGCAACTTCTATCCTCGAGCTCTCCTCTGTGACGACGCCGGGTGCAAAGGGTGAGCTTCACCTCCAGGACGTCTCCCTCAG
This window of the Chloroflexota bacterium genome carries:
- the gatC gene encoding Asp-tRNA(Asn)/Glu-tRNA(Gln) amidotransferase subunit GatC encodes the protein MRLSREEVVHIAALCRITVTDDDITRLQDQLSNILQQFEVLKKLDTEQVPPTAQSVEMRNIFRNDAPRPSLPREDVLRNAPQHQEDQLRIRAVLED
- the gatA gene encoding Asp-tRNA(Asn)/Glu-tRNA(Gln) amidotransferase subunit GatA, whose translation is MNDLTALTIHEAHGLLKQKQVSSLELTKAHLARIAAVEPKVQSFVSVTEEIALQQAKDADGRIARGDIGPLTGIPMQLKDNLAVSGTRTTCSSKMLERFIAPYDSTVAKRLKAAGAVLLGKGNMDEFAMGSSTENSAFFPTRNPWALDRVPGGSSGGPAAAVAASECLFSLGSDTGGSIRQPASFCNVVGLKPTYGLVSRYGLVAFASSLDQIGPFTKDIRDCAAVLQAIAGHDPLDSTSVNRPVPEYSTALRTDIKGMRIGVPKEYFNGIDADVSDVMKRALAQLAQLGAVIDYNVSLPSTPYALAVYYILAPSEASSNLARYDGVKYGFSAEADTMWHAMEQTRQQGFGPEVKRRIMLGAYALSAGYYDAYYLKAQKVRTLIRREFDEAFAKYDALVTPTSPTPPFRFGEKVADPVKMYLSDVDTIPVNIAGIAGISVPAGFIEGLPVGIQLIGPAFSEATLFRIAHAYQETTGWHKLRAPVN
- a CDS encoding Lrp/AsnC family transcriptional regulator, which translates into the protein MKDKSEIFRILEQDARTPHKEIASRTGIPLKDVSKIIGEAEANGAIIKYRTMVEWEKLGEQQVMALIEVKVIPERGVGFDAIAERISRHPEARSVFLVSGGYDFGVMVTAKDIYEISRFVGEKLATIEGVQGTVTHFFLKRYKQDGEILTGRKRSSRLPYTP
- a CDS encoding aminotransferase class I/II-fold pyridoxal phosphate-dependent enzyme, which produces MEGVVSLGVGEPDFATPWPISEAAIHSIEKGHTHYTSNYGMLELRERLAQHLAARYGVAYDFHTQLLITVGVSEGVDLAMRAIINPGDEVLVPEPSYVSYKPCVVLAGGVVVPVATSQANAFKLTPADLEAKITPKTRALIISYPNNPTGAVMTKREMEAIAEVAKRRNLIVVSDEVYDRLVYGGHSHVCFASLPGMQERTIFLGGFSKSYAMTGWRVGFAAAPDDIIEAMVKIHQYTMLCAPTPGQTAALQALHTDDRLVENMVREYDRRRRVLLKGLNRIGLDCFEPQGAFYAFPSIKATGMRSNAFSEALLKEERVAVIPGSAFGEAGEGHVRCCYAVSLHEIEEALVRIERFVKRRRAK
- a CDS encoding inositol monophosphatase; translation: MSTLPASRSGAPAIEVAREIVLEAGDILRRRAAQELRVSEKGRANLVTNADVEVENFYAERLTAEFPGHGILGEESGRRGGTGPYTWIVDPLDGTRNYALGLPYYASTIALTHGGEIILGFTYNPVSNEIFWADRGNGAYLNEKRIYVSRRKRLAQCTVGTDMGYSDVLAGHALDLLNRLWPGMEAVRIMGSAALGIAYAACGRTDLYFHHHLSPWDIAAGILITQEAGGVVTDRNGGAMRLETPHLIASNAELLQEFLRRSEGHPWRNG
- a CDS encoding diphosphate--fructose-6-phosphate 1-phosphotransferase, with amino-acid sequence MAQRTGRLLITQSGGPTAVINQTLAGIIEAAKRSGAFAVIIGARHGAQGLLDAAFVDLGRQSPATLRAVAATPGSALGTSRHKIGANDIEEILQTFRDHKVTAFIGIGGNDSAENALTLEKAAKAKGQELTVVVAPKTVDNDLLETDHCPGYGSAARFIALATMGDGMDAEAMGKDRPVTVIEVMGRNSGWLPAASILGKREERDAPHIVCIPEHPLVEDDLIAAVERAIAKHGYAVAVVSENTRGPKGPLAESGEPEYVDDFGHPYYPSTAKYLSRVIGKRLKVRTRYDLPGTIQRAFAECVSPVDAREALAAGRAAAQLAAKGQSGVMVTLERVRQRPYRCVTGVTAVGNVAGKERLLPADFFDRAQGLPTERYVRYAMPLIGGPLPAFAWLRALPPK
- the groL gene encoding chaperonin GroEL; translation: MPAKQIAFAEEARRKLIKGVDSLADTVKVTLGPKGRNVILDKKFGPPQVCSDGVTIAKEIELEDSMENMGAQLLKEAATKTNDMAGDGTTTATVLAQAIVHEGFKNVTAGANPMALKRGIEKAVDAIRTEIKKLATPVSGKEQIAQVASLSAHDNEIGSLIAEVMEKVGKDGVITVEESKGLRYETEFVEGMQFDRGYISPYFVTNTERMVSAIDDPYVLITDKKITAVADILPILEKVLQVSKNFVLIAEEVEGEALATLVVNKLRGTLTCLAVKAPGFGDRRKAMLEDIAILTGGTVLSEEIGRKIESATIQDLGRARRVSADKDNTTIIEGRGADDQIKARMAQIKSQIEETTSDFDREKLQERLAKMAGGVAVIKVGAATEVELKEKKARVEDALSATRAAVEEGIVPGGGSTLIRARTVLVKVKGDDVDEQTGVKIVEKAVEEPLRRIIFNSGGEASVVIMAIRDSKEKDYGYDAEKMQYGNMIKLGIVDPAKVTRAALENAASIASMILTTESMITEVKEKNPPAPPMPPGGGMDY
- a CDS encoding co-chaperone GroES; translated protein: MARKLHPLGDRVVVKAIEQQEVSKGGIILPDTAKEKPQEGEVVAAGPGRMTDDGKRIALDLKAGDRVIYSKYGGTEVKEAGVEYIILRESDILAKIG
- a CDS encoding ABC transporter ATP-binding protein, encoding MTSIPNCATSPKVVAPSASPVPIVVLKGITKRFPAVLANDHVDLDVTAGEVHAILGENGSGKSTLMKVLYGYYKPDEGRILFQGKPAVFKSPQDARRLGIGMVFQNFTLIPAFTVAENVALFMPKLKPRLDHKEIAREIEKVSAKFGLEINPHASIWRLSIGEQQRVELIKLLLADARVLIFDEPTSVLAPHEIENLMQVFHRLKTDGYAVLFITHKLREAFASADRMSVMRRGALVDSIMRAEATEHRVIEMMFGSEPPAVHRGSSKTREAATSILELSSVTTPGAKGELHLQDVSLRVRPYEIVGIAGVSGSGQRELGDVILGLLPFKGTKRFEGHDAAHWTIGNLRRHGLAVIPENPSWMGVVGSMTVTENMALADRARYARKGGLSIDWKAVREDAKKFEERSKIQMPNPNVAAETLSGGNLQRIVLTRELGQQHRLIVAFYPTRGLDVPSAVAARQLLVTVRDGGAGVLLISEDMDELFTLSDLLLVLREGRVVGSFRPEETTRDAIGRLMTGAVA